CCCTTTGCGGTTGGTGTTCCTACTTCGTCTTCCCCTCTATTTTTGCTCAAATGTAGCGATATTTATGAAAGTTACCTTGGTTTAGTAACGAGTCTATTGGAGTCCTTTCCTTGGAACTCTATATATTCTCTGTTTTGGGACTCTAATGGTAATTTCCCTTATTTATATCTAAATCCACTTTTTGCCCTCAGTTGTCAGTTTTAGGGCTATTAGGAGAGGTACATGCTTATATAAAGTTCATGTATTCATTTATGTATACTCATGGCAATCACTCAATTTTCACGGAAAATTATTCTGTGCACTAGATTTTTTCTGTATACATTGTTTTTTGGcaaatttatatttgtaGCTGAAATCTTCGTTTCTGTGGTGTTTTAGGAATACTAATTAAATTGCCCTAGGTGTAGGGgttgtgttatatgtgcgttaTTAGTTTTGCCATTATTCATAAAGATTCATAAGTCTCTTTCTGGCATCCCAAATGTAAAACTTGTCGAGATTCCCATCGATAAAGGCATATTTGATGTCTGTCTCCATTCCATCTTGATATCGTGAAGAGACTACGATTTTGGGTCTTCCTGCTCCACCTTCCCAGGTGACTGTTCGGTTGATTAGCCCGTCTGTCTTTTCATCCAAAATCATATCACCATACATTACTGTGCCAATGACCAGATAGTCTTTcatttcatcctttaccGTATATTCCTTATTAAACCTCTCAGGGTAACGCTCATCTGGTATAAAGTTAACTGTGATGTCGTTATTGTTGGCTTCAATGGGTAGGCCAAGAGTCACTGGTATGCGCTCAATTTTGGTGTATTCAAAGTCTGTACCcctttttataaattcatcaATCCTACAAAAATAGTTTCTAGCGATTCTCTTGCGAGTTGCTATGCGGACATATTTTGTGCCATCGTCACGGTTATAGACGAGAACATATCTACTCATATTTGTCGCATCACCCGGGACCAATAACTGCCCTATAAAATGATGTGAACCATGCGAACTACTAGCGAAGCTAGGAGGACAagtgacctaccgacgtcggagactagggagtttatcactatggaatgagtgtaatgagtggaatagtgatggagactctatgagcgaagtGAATAGGGGAGAagtggcgagtatacgcagtataggagcttcTCCATTAGTATCTTTCTTAGACTTATTAGGAGTatctagaagaatggaggaatgaTTACGACTGGAAGAAGGATGGGAATACTGAATACTCTGAGCCTAGTGAGTAGAGGAGTCTCTGTCCATATTCTTTAGTCACACAAATGTATATTAGGGTACCCTG
Above is a genomic segment from Theileria equi strain WA chromosome 4 map unlocalized gcontig_1105316255041, whole genome shotgun sequence containing:
- a CDS encoding hypothetical protein (encoded by transcript BEWA_046480A) → MSRYVLVYNRDDGTKYVRIATRKRIARNYFCRIDEFIKRGTDFEYTKIERIPVTLGLPIEANNNDITVNFIPDERYPERFNKEYTVKDEMKDYLVIGTVMYGDMILDEKTDGLINRTVTWEGGAGRPKIVVSSRYQDGMETDIKYAFIDGNLDKFYIWDARKRLMNLYE